One genomic window of Solanum stenotomum isolate F172 chromosome 9, ASM1918654v1, whole genome shotgun sequence includes the following:
- the LOC125877502 gene encoding uncharacterized mitochondrial protein AtMg00860-like: MVLGHKVSQKRIEVDKAKIEVIEKLPAPIYVKGVRSFLGHVVFYRHFIKDFSKIAHPICKLLEKEVKFVFDEACLRAFECLNEKLISTPVIIGPDWAEPF, from the coding sequence ATGGTGCTTGGTCACAAAGTATCACAGAAGAGGATAGAGGTTGACAAGGCCAAGATTGAGGTGATTGAAAAGTTACCTGCGCCAATCTATGTAAAGGGTGTTAGAAGCTTTTTAGGACACGTCGTGTTCTATAGGCatttcatcaaggacttctctaaGATTGCACACCCCATTTGCAAGcttttggagaaggaggtgaaatttgtttttgatgAGGCATGTCTCAGAGCTTTTGAATGCCTAAATGAGAAGCTAATCTCTACCCCAGTAATCATTGGCCCAGATTGGGCCGAACCATTTTAG